The DNA window CTGATCACTGATGGACAATGATAGCAGTTCAATCATGAGGTTCACTTGACCTGAGAGATTTTTATTAGATAGAGTGTTGGGATCTGTTTAGAAAACTGACTAAGCCATAATATGAATGGCTAAAATTGGTTAATTCAAATTAACTTTCTCCAAACTGTTTCAGTAGAACTATGGATGTAGTGAGTGGAGAATGAAATTTCATCTGAAAGATACAGAAGCAGTGCCTATGTATGATGTAAACTGTGTTTGTACAGAGTGTGGAAATGGTTGCAAAATTCCTTGATGTTTCTAGTACTTagtaatgaaacaaaattttgagCCACTCAACACATAATAAACCTTACAATATCCTAGATCTCTCTTGGCATCTCAGAGTCCTTATTGTTGATCCCAAGGTATACCTGATAGTAAATCATTCCTTAGGATGAACCACCCTAAAAGAACATGAACTTGTCACTTCCAATCAGTATGGTGGTGGTATAAGGACTTCAGAATCTCTGATGAAATCTCAGCTAAATCTCTGAAATGAAATTTCCATATATTGAAGGAAAAATAACTATTATGAGAGAGTATAGGCCATGTGAGGAGAACAAGAAGTCTCTGACATTTAATTTTATCTAggtactcagaaaaaaaaatgttttagatgtatcgtaaaataaatgaaaaatagtagAACAATGACAACTTCAGTTAAAGAgtctccatttttattatttaatgccAGGGGAAAATTTTAACCTAGAATTTATCAGCAAAGATTAAAAGCTTTTGAAATTAATAGGGAAACAAAAAAAGCCATTAATAAAAAGAACGAGgctataaacatatacatttgtACTTCTACATAAActtagatgatagatagacagatatttGTACAATAATTTTGTCCAGACATGAGTGAGTTTTTCTATAGACtaattttagttcttttatttttatttatttattttgtcttttgtcttttaagggccatactcacagcataaggaggttcccaggctaggggtcaaatcagagacacagctgccagcctaagccacagccacagcaacttgggatccgagctgcatctgcaaactacaccatagatcacagcaatactgaagcctcaacccactgagcgaggccaaggatcgaacctgcaaccccatggatgccagttggatttgctaactgctgagccattatgggaactcctttagttattttatttaatagtaaataatattttaaattattatatggTGCTGAATGGATTTGTACAAAATCTGGTACTCATGCGAAAACTTTGTCTACATTTTCACAGAGCAGATTCTCTGAATTACTCTTCTCAGAGCCCCCATCACCTCcttgtttctcaggctgtagataatAGGATTGAGCATTGGGGTGAAAATAGTGTAGAGCATAGCCAGAACCTTGTCCTCTGTTGGAGTACGTAGAAATTTGGGGCGTAGATAAGTATAAGCAAATGGTGCAGAGTATAAAGTAATCACAGTGAGGTGGGTGCTGCATGTTGAATAGGccttcttcttcccttctgttGAGTTCATGTGATGGACAACAAGGAGAATACGACCATAGGAAAATGCAATACAAGTAAAAGGCACTAAAAGGAAGATAGTGGTGCTGACAAACACTGTGGACTCATAGACCCAGGTATCTATGCAGGCCAGAGTTAACATGGCTGGAacatcacagaagaaatgattgatgGCCCTGGATTGACAATAAGGGATATTGAGGGCATATGCGGTGTGGGCAAAGGAGTTGATAGAGCCCATTATCCAAGATCCAATTATCATCAACACACATATTCTTTTGCTAACGCGAATGTGATAGTGAAGAGGAAAGCAAATCGCTACAAAACGATCATAAGCCATAGCAGCCAAGAGCAATCCTTCTGCACCTGCTAAAGTCAAGAAGAAGAAGCTCTGAATTCCACATCCAATGAAAGATATAGACTTGTCATTAAACAGAAAATTGTAGGCCATTTTGGGGACAATGGTGGAGATATAGGTCAGGTCCATGAGGGAGAGCTGACTGAGTAGaaaatacatgggtgtgtggagatTGTTGTCCAGAAAAATGAGTAGGATCATGGAGAAGTTGCCAAATA is part of the Sus scrofa isolate TJ Tabasco breed Duroc chromosome 2, Sscrofa11.1, whole genome shotgun sequence genome and encodes:
- the LOC100627324 gene encoding olfactory receptor 2L2-like, encoding MENYNQTSIYFILLGLFPSSRIGMFLFIIIVLIFLIALFGNFSMILLIFLDNNLHTPMYFLLSQLSLMDLTYISTIVPKMAYNFLFNDKSISFIGCGIQSFFFLTLAGAEGLLLAAMAYDRFVAICFPLHYHIRVSKRICVLMIIGSWIMGSINSFAHTAYALNIPYCQSRAINHFFCDVPAMLTLACIDTWVYESTVFVSTTIFLLVPFTCIAFSYGRILLVVHHMNSTEGKKKAYSTCSTHLTVITLYSAPFAYTYLRPKFLRTPTEDKVLAMLYTIFTPMLNPIIYSLRNKEVMGALRRVIQRICSVKM